The Patescibacteria group bacterium genomic interval GGACTCTTCTTATGGTCATGTTCGTGATTTGCCAAAAAGTAAATTAGGCGTTGATATTGAGCACGATTTTGCGCCGCAGTACGTGATTTTTCGGAAAAATCAGAAAAGACTGACCGCGCTCAAAAAACTGGCGGCTAAAGCAAAAGAAGTTTACTATGCAACTGACGAAGACCGTGAAGGAGAAGCAATCGCTTGGCATTTATCTCAGATTTTTGATATACCAAAAGAAAATGAAAGGCGCATTGCTTTTCACGAGATTACTAAAGGTGCCGTGGAAGACGCTATCGAACATCCACGAGATATTGATTTGAATCTAGTTGACGCTCAACAAGCGCGTCGAGTTTTGGATAGGCTGGTTGGTTATAAACTTTCACCGTTTCTTTGGAAAAAGGTTGCCAGAGGATTGTCTGCTGGTCGCGTACAGTCGGTTGCGGTTCGCTTGATTGTTGAACGCGAGCGGGAAATAGAGAAGTTTAATAAAGAAGAGTATTGGACGGTGGAAGCAGATTTTCAAAAAAAAGAAGACGGCAGTCTTCATGCTAAACTTCATCGGGTAGACGGAAAAATTTTAGATAAATTGGGAATAAAAACCGACAAACAAGCCGGTGAAATTTTAGATCAGCTAAAGAATGCTAAATACGAGGTGGTAAAGGTAGAAAAGAAACGGTCGACCAGACAACCATTGCCGCCATTTACTACTTCAACACTGCAACAAGAGGCTAACCGTCGTCTGGGATATTCGGCTAAACAAATCATGATGCTTGCTCAGCAGCTCTATGAAGGTATTGACGTCAAAGGTGAAGGACATTCCGGATTGATTACTTATATGCGTACCGATTCTGTCAATCTGTCAGAGAAGTTTTTGGGTGAAGCCGAGGATTATATCAAAGAAAGTATAGGTAAGGAATATGTGAGCGGTCCACGACATTTTAAAACCAAGAGTAAAGGCGCCCAAGAAGCTCACGAAGCTATTCGTCCGAGCGAGGTTTCCCGTACCCCTGATAGTGTCAAGGATCATCTGACAGCGCAGCAGTTTAAATTGTATGATTTGATTTGGCGTCGCGCGGTTGCTTCGCAGATGACCGAAGCGGCGATAGACAGCACTGTCGTCGATATTGCCAATGATGATAAAAAATACACTTTCCGCGCTACCGGTCAGGTGATTAGGTTTGTCGGCTGGCTCGCCGTTTATCCCAATAAAAGCGAGGATGTTATTTTGCCGGACTTAGTGCAGGGCGGAAATGTCGATTTGTTAAAACTTGAACCGCTCCAACATTTTACCCAGCCGCCGGCGCGGTATAGCGATGCAACGTTGGTCCGAGCTCTTGAAGATCGCGGTATCGGTCGACCATCAACTTATGCGCCGACTATCGCCACTATTATTGATCGTGGCTATGTGATACGTGAAGAAAAAAAACTTCAACCAACCGAAATAGCTTTTTTAGTCAACGACTTGTTAGTTGAACATTTCCCTAAAATTGTCGATTATGATTTTACCGCCAAAATGGAAAGTGACCTGGACGAAGTAGCTGAGGGTAGCTTGAAATGGCAACCGGTGATCGCTGAATTTTACGGTCCGTTTACCGATAACCTAGAAAAAAAATACGAACAGTTGGATAAAAAGGATATTATAAAAGAAGAAACCGATGAGATATGTGAAAAGTGTGGCAAGCCTATGGCTGTCAAATTTGGTCGTTTTGGTAAATTTCTTGCTTGTACCGGTTTTCCAGAGTGTAAAAACACCAAGCAAATAAATGGTAAAGGTGAAATTTTGGAAGAAGAAAAGATCGACGAAGCTTGTCCTAATTGCGGCAAGCCAATGGTTTATAAGCAAGGGCGTTTCGGTCGGTTTATCGCTTGTTCGGATTATCCTGCCTGCAAGACTACTAAAAAGGTGCTCAAAACTATTGGCGTGAAATGTCCGGAATGCAAAGAGGGTGAGGTGGTAATCCGTCGGGGTAGGGGCAGGGTATTTTATGGCTGTTCACGTTATCCCGAATGCAAGTTTGCCTCGAGTAAAAAACCAGGTGAAGAGGCTGTTGAAGAGGAAAATAAGAAAGATATTAGGGAATCATAAATAAAGGAATAAAGCCAATCTATATTTTAAAAAGACTCAAATTTATCTGAGTCTTTTTAAAATATAAAAGTAAAAAACGGGACATGGGGAAAGTGGGTATTGACAAGGGTAATATTTAATGGTAATGTTTAAAATTAGCAAATTAACAATAAAAATCTCGAGGAGGTTTAGCTATGAAAAAGCGGCTTTTAGATATCCCCGGGTCTTTTCCGGATCTTTTGAAAAAAGCGGTTGCTGAAAGTTCGGGGATGGATGACGTCCGACTCAACTTGGAGGAAAACAGCAAGTTGCTATGTGCAACTATTGCTTTTGTTTTTTTGTTTGGCTGTGTCGCCATATCAGTATGGGGCGCTGTCGGCTTACTGGCTTCATCCGCCTCTCTTACCTTATTTTTTCCTATCCAGAAGATTGCTCTTTTCCAGAAGAAGAAACGCTTCAAAAAAGAAGGAGTAAATCTTAAGCCTGGATTTAGTCGGGACGTCAAGGGCTATCTTGATAGGCGGATTTCTGAATGGAAAGAAAATTTACTAGGGACGAAGTCTGACTATCAAGTGCTTTTCAATAGAGGCACTAAAGTTTATGAGGAGTTAAGGAGCGTTTACCATGAAGCTGCGCGGCAAAGAGACAATAATCCCGAGTTACGGGATCAGCTTCAAATCCGTGTAGAAAAGCTATACGAGGCGATCAAAAAAAACGACGAATCGCTTTTCATGCTCCAACGGTTTCGTCGGATCGCGGAGGCGTTGATCCAGGATTTAGAACGCAAGGCGAACGGCTATTATGAAAAAATTAGTCCGTTCGACACCATGGTTCGCGCCGACGCTTTGCTTGAGGAGGCACAAAGCGTCAGAGATGAAAGCATGACGTTTTTGATCAAGGCTACGGGCGATCTCCGTCGTCAAATTGATGACACGACGACCGAACTTGACTTTTTGTCGGCTGGCGCTTTTTCGGAAGTGGCGGCGCATTTTGTCTCTCGACCGGAAACTGATATTTTGGTCGACGTAGATATGATTGAAATGGCGACAAACCACCTCCGACGGGAAAAAGTTGCTTAAAATCGTTCACCCCCCCCACGCCAGCAGGCCGTGGGGGTTTTATTTTCACCTTTACATTTTTTTAAATTACGTTATACTGATTTTGCGGCTCTTGAGGAGATACCCTTATATTACTAAATAGTTTGGGGTTTAAATCTCTCTCGAGGCCGTTTTTTTTATAAACAGAAAACTCCTCGGAATAAACCAGAGGAGCTGTCTGCGTTTGAGAGTCTTTTGGACCCTTATATTACTGTCGATATCTTACCACTTATGAAAAATTTGTCAAGAGTCGAAAATACCTCAAATTGCTTTTTTTTACAGGTTAGCTTATATTCAATGTAGATTATGTCTCTGCCATTATTAAAACAAATAGTAAAAAGTAACTATCCAAACGTTGACATTAAGCCCTTGGAGCAGTCTTATTATTTGGCTGCTAAAAAATTAAAAGGACAAAAACGGGGGAATATGATTTATTTTGATCATCCGGTGGAAACCGCAATGACAGTAGCAAAAATGAAAATGGGTATAGATGTTGTAACAGCAGCGTTGTTGCATGATTTACCGCGACATTCTGATTATACTTTGGAAAATATCGAAAATGATTATGGAAAAAAGGTTGCTACTATCATTAAATCCGATCTTGACTTATGCGGAGTCGAGAGTCGTTTCCGGGGTACGGAGCGTTACGTCGAAAGTGCGAAAAGAATGTTTTTTGGCGTTACTCATGATTTTCAATCAATTTTAGTCAAATTTGCCGAACACTTAAACAATCTCGATCATCTCGATACTTTTCCCGAAAGTCAGCAAAAAAGAATGGTTGAGATTGCGGAAAAGATATATATTCCGTTGGCGAGCATGCTTGGTATTTGGCGATTACGTTGGCGGATGGAAGATATGTGCTTCAAATATCGCCAGCCGCTTATTTATCAAAAGATTCAGAAAAAAATCGAAAAAGGTCTTTACCGTAAGCGTCAGCAAATTGTCGACCAGGTGAGAAAAAAGGTTTTAGCTCAGGCAAAAAAATATCAAGTAAAGTGTCGGATTGATAGTCGTTTTAAACATGTCGCCAGTATTTATCGGAAAATGAAAGAAAAAAACAAACGTTTCAATGAAATTTACGATGTTTTTGCTGTTCGTGTAATTACCGACAAGCTCGAAAATTGTTATTTGTTAATGGGCGTGATTCATAATTTATGGAAACCAGTACCACGTCGGGTCAAGGATTATATAGCATCACCAAAGCCAAACGGTTATCAGTCTTTACATACCACTGTTTTTAGCGAAGACGGCAATCCAATAGAGTTTCAAATTCGTACCAAAGAAATGCATGATGAGGCCCAGTATGGTCTTGCCGCCCATTGGTATTATAAACATTCTTATGGTGATACGAAAATTCCGCATTGGATCAAGGAGGTTTTAGCCAAAAGGAAAATAATTGATGATGACAATAAAAAAGTTTTTTTAGACGAACTAAGTATCGACAGTTTGACGGATCATATTTTTTGTTATACTCCCAGCGGCGACATAATCGAAATGCCCAGGGGGGCAACGCCGG includes:
- a CDS encoding HD domain-containing protein, whose protein sequence is MSLPLLKQIVKSNYPNVDIKPLEQSYYLAAKKLKGQKRGNMIYFDHPVETAMTVAKMKMGIDVVTAALLHDLPRHSDYTLENIENDYGKKVATIIKSDLDLCGVESRFRGTERYVESAKRMFFGVTHDFQSILVKFAEHLNNLDHLDTFPESQQKRMVEIAEKIYIPLASMLGIWRLRWRMEDMCFKYRQPLIYQKIQKKIEKGLYRKRQQIVDQVRKKVLAQAKKYQVKCRIDSRFKHVASIYRKMKEKNKRFNEIYDVFAVRVITDKLENCYLLMGVIHNLWKPVPRRVKDYIASPKPNGYQSLHTTVFSEDGNPIEFQIRTKEMHDEAQYGLAAHWYYKHSYGDTKIPHWIKEVLAKRKIIDDDNKKVFLDELSIDSLTDHIFCYTPSGDIIEMPRGATPVDFAYAVHTDLGHHGKSAVVNDIDRPLDVVLKNNDVVEIIKKMQKHPLKIWLKFVKTTKAKEAIKSYHEKNKDEGKEIK
- the topA gene encoding type I DNA topoisomerase; protein product: MKLVIVESPTKAKTISRFLGKDYKVDSSYGHVRDLPKSKLGVDIEHDFAPQYVIFRKNQKRLTALKKLAAKAKEVYYATDEDREGEAIAWHLSQIFDIPKENERRIAFHEITKGAVEDAIEHPRDIDLNLVDAQQARRVLDRLVGYKLSPFLWKKVARGLSAGRVQSVAVRLIVEREREIEKFNKEEYWTVEADFQKKEDGSLHAKLHRVDGKILDKLGIKTDKQAGEILDQLKNAKYEVVKVEKKRSTRQPLPPFTTSTLQQEANRRLGYSAKQIMMLAQQLYEGIDVKGEGHSGLITYMRTDSVNLSEKFLGEAEDYIKESIGKEYVSGPRHFKTKSKGAQEAHEAIRPSEVSRTPDSVKDHLTAQQFKLYDLIWRRAVASQMTEAAIDSTVVDIANDDKKYTFRATGQVIRFVGWLAVYPNKSEDVILPDLVQGGNVDLLKLEPLQHFTQPPARYSDATLVRALEDRGIGRPSTYAPTIATIIDRGYVIREEKKLQPTEIAFLVNDLLVEHFPKIVDYDFTAKMESDLDEVAEGSLKWQPVIAEFYGPFTDNLEKKYEQLDKKDIIKEETDEICEKCGKPMAVKFGRFGKFLACTGFPECKNTKQINGKGEILEEEKIDEACPNCGKPMVYKQGRFGRFIACSDYPACKTTKKVLKTIGVKCPECKEGEVVIRRGRGRVFYGCSRYPECKFASSKKPGEEAVEEENKKDIRES